gacttcataatttcgaggaaatggatttccccatacgtaatgtcgagagaccgactcgataagggaacCTGGAGTTacgcatatgcccagtctgttctgttctcgcactaggcgcaatgcattctgattggctcggatagcatactgcgggaggtcagggccgcggaaaatcatcgtgctataaagcgatttagaaatcgcgcaggctcaaatcgttattttatgacgatttctattaaacgcacagccctagaatgaactagaaatgaacagaaaataactcgggctgtaccgctcagcaaaacgggaaaaccagatccaggcagagctcggtaGCAGGTAGACATGTTGAcatcatttatgcatgtttgaatttgttgttctgtagcatatgcagctaaaatatctaagataaattggcggtttattcttaaaccaatcagcgagctcgaatagtggaagcatagttacagtttaatatttattttttgttatttaattttatgaaatatattatttattttattagtaattggcggcccacctgcaataccacctcgacccactagggggccgcggcccacaggttgaaaaccactgcactaCACGATTTTCTCAATGATATCTACTGGCAAGCTTTCAAATGAATGCATTATGTACTGCTTTAGAAAGAACAAATGTTCATTAACTTTTGGTGGTGGTTTGTTTACGATGGAGTGCACATGGAAGAGCAGATTATGTGATCTggaaattaatcattttttatCGTACCCAGTTTGctaatttaaaacaaattcaaTGCAACAATTTACCTGATTTTTTGAATGTGACATTGTTGCAatgaagaagatatttttaaagcaaatacCCGCCCCCCCCCCACTTAATTCTGCAGATGCTTCCTAGCCTGTTAGCTGTGACATTTATGAATAAAGAATTATCCTAAAAAATACagatattattcatttatatgctgGTTTCACTATCACAAAAGGATTAAATGATCGTGTACACAcatatttgcattattataaattatacagtatataaagtatAAACCGGTATCTAAGCCAGAAAATAAAGCTAATATTAGCCCATTTGTAGTGATGTGTTATGTCAGTAATGTGCTGTATTGTGAAAAGATCTTGTGTTTAACAGTTCTCATGGGAGCAGATTCATAGTTTGCAAGATTAGGAAACAAACTCAAATGACCTGTTTAGCATTTGTCATTGTGGTCACTCATGTGAGTCAGTCATTCACTGAACATGCAAGCGTGCACGTGTGAAAAGGCTACATCTACCCAGGCTTATGCTGGACAGACCCAATGCGAAGGCAGCGGAGCTTCCACAGATCTCAGCAGAAAATTGTGTGTTATTATAATGTGCAGTTCTGTGTCTAACTGTTGTGTGTGAATTGTGTTGTTTTAGAGGACCATCATGTCCTCTGACCTGCTGGTGGACCTTCACGATGATCTGGGAGGAGACGACTCTCCTAGCGCTGCCCTGGACCAGCTCAAACTGGTACAGGACAAACAGTGGCTACCAGATGACCCTGTTAGCTTGAGCAAATCTGGTGAGTGCATGGGGGTGGGAATACTGCGTGTTATTCATAAATAGAATCTAGTTTCAGTTTGCAGAATCGTACTGATCTTTTCAAAGAATAAAGCAGTGAAAGAAAAAGGAAGTAATTGCCGAGAACGCTACCATTTTTTCATGAATACCAATCATATGCTTGCTATATTTTTAGAGACAAGTGAAGCCGAAACCTTCCAGTTGACATAATTGTCATGGTCTATTTAAGACACAGCAGAGAACTCAAAGAGTCATGCAGCATTACtcatacaccacacacacacacacagatacatacaCGCTTACGACACACTTTACCACTCTTACAGATGATGACTGTGACTGGGCGGTCGTGGGTGGAGTCCAGTGTAATTAACTTTTAAACTTGAAAATTAACTTGTAATTAActtgaaaataacttttatttttgtttttatttgtttttatttttgacagtTTGGCCACTAAATTAAGATCCTGGTCATTCAGAATTTCTGCTAGCTGAAACAAAAATATcagaaataaacagaaataaataaaaatcagaatcACTGCTTGGATTTGAAAACATTTAGTAATTAAGCCTGATTCTGAGTCATTTGTTGTAATTTCCAATTATAGCTCACTCCAGAGTGAATGTTTGGTGGTATATGTTATAAAGACTAGCAGACTGTCAGATTATATCACAAAAGTCAGCACACTGAATGTATTCCTCTATttacatgaaaaaagaaaagtgagAATGGTTCAGAAAAAGTGGTTTTGTGTCCTGAGGGTTCAGTCGCACACTGAACGAGAAGCAGGTATCCCACAGTGGATGCGTCATTCTGTACTCTTGTTCACAAGTTTATGGCAGCAAGGTGAAAGAGAGAGGATcatccatattattattattatatttcatatgTGTCACCAGTGTATGTAAATTGATCTTTTCCTGTGTGCAGCCTTctttatgttatgttttgttttgatgttaaaggCTCCTGTTTGGaggacatttttttacatttttgtttgcaaTGTAGCATTCATTCTATTCTTTCCTGCAGCTTCCGATATCAAAAGCCTTGGTGGCACTTCACATCTGTCCTGGGATGACCCCTTCTATGACATTGCCAGACATCAGATTGTGGAGGTGGCAGGTGAGATGTTATGAAACGCATAAGCATCACCAGCTAGTGTTTATTCTAATTCTGAAGTCTTCTGATATTTCCCTTTCTTTGTAGGTGATGATAACTTTGGTCGGAAGGTCATCGTTTTTAATGCTTGCCGCATGCCTCCCCATCATCAGCTGGACCATCATAAACTTCTCATGTAGGCATCGCTGCTCTTACTTCATTTATGTGgttcattaataaatatattaagctGGGCTCAATACACTGTATCGGCTATGTTTTTAATAATTCTGCATCGCCTTATATGGGTGTTTTAGTTGACCTGGTTTGACTAACATACGCAGATGAGCACAAGACACTTTAAAGATCAAGGTCAAGTGCagggaacaaaaaaaaacattgataatgatCCAAGGAGAGAAGCGCTTTTGTCATATCAGCTGATGTTTTTTCTATTTGTGCAGTTTATTTGgttaataatatatttagtttttaatttatgtttgaaATATTGATTACATTCTTACATCctattttttttgttcagttcAATGTAAAAATATACAAGGGTATGTCCATTttagaataatattttaataattgttgaAAATAATTGTCGTTTTGCCTTTTTATCTAAATGTATGATATGTCATATTCTCAAGGTTTTCCTTCCTCAATTCTTTTGCTTGAATGCCAACCACATCTTGTGTTCAGTGAGTCAAAGCACCATAAGACAGTGTCCTAAGACAATGAAGTTtttaatgaagtgaaatcaagacTTAGTTTAGTTCCTTATTGTTGTCTGAAAAGAGTATGGCTTGTGTAATGAAATCTAGAACATGTGTCTTGACCGAATGTCTAAGTGACTGATTAAGTGCAGATGCACCTTCTGTCTGTTTTAGTGTCTAAAGTGAGAGTTTTGATTTGGTCTGCATTTATTGATATTTGTGTGCAGGTATATGAAGCAGACTCTTGATAAGTATGTGGAGAGTGATTATACCCTCATCTACTTCCATCATGGTCTGACCGCCGAGAACAAGCCCTCTCTAAGCTGGCTTCGAGATGCCTATCGAGAGTTTGACAGGAAGTGAGTGATGGTGTTGTTGTTAGTAAGAGGCTCAGAGTGCAAACCTCATTGGTTGTCAAGCTTCAGTATCGCTGTGTCTGTTGCAGGTATAAGAAAAATATCAAGGCGCTGTACATTGTCCATCCCACCATGTTAATCAGAACCATCCTTATTCTCTTCAAACCCATCATCAGGTCAGTGCCACGCTATgctcaatattattttattctcacATTGAGTGTAGAGTGTAATCTGAATCTTACAGCCTTTATTCTGTACTTCATAATACACAACAGACCGATGTGCTCATGTTCCGTTTTCAGCTTTAAGTTCGGCCGTAAGATAAACTACATCAATTATTTGAGTGAGCTGGAGGAGATTGTGAAATGTGATCAGCTGGTGATCCCCCACAGAGTCCGAGAGTAAGAAATTCTATATACTGTATGCAGTTATACATGTGCTCGGATCACACTGTTATTCTCAGCCCAGATAAACAGTTCTTTTGAGGCGCATTCAAGAGTTTTCTTTGTGTAGGTATGATGATAAGATCCGTCTGTCCCTGAAGCCGTCTGTCGTCTCCGGACCGATCTCTCCTGCTCATAGTCCTCCTCTTCCCTTCCAGCAGTTTGGGGTCTCACTGTCAGAGTAAGTTCCTCTCATATCTCACACAGCTACAATCTGTTACTGACTGAAAGCATGAAATTAAGATTTGGACTTAATGTAGTTGAAGACTACGATCTCGTTTATAGTTTATAGGAACAATTGTACATTTCGATTGTGCACTATGAGAAACTCATATTTAGATATGAGCTGTTTTATATTGTTGTTTGCAATCAGATTGAGACACAGAGCGGCAGAACCCGAGGAAATTCCACTAGTCATGCTTGACACGATTGCATTCCTGCAAGAGAATGGTAGGTCTTTTAGTCAAGTCAGATTTATGGCTCAATCAAACCTTTTACGTACCTCTAAACATGAATGTATTGTATCTATCCACATAAGGGTGGATATACTAATAGTAGTCTTTTTGTTTAGCCTCAGCAGTGGGTTGTAGTAGAGTAGTAGTACTTGGCCAATATTATTGTAGAATAGTGTGAACTTGAGAACGTGAATTTTATTTCCTTCTTTATTGTAGGTCTTAAGACAGAGGGAATATTCCGGCGTTCTGCTAATGTTTCTTTGGTTAAGGAAGTTAAGCAGAAATATAACTCAGGTAAAGTTGTGTGATGCTCTGTATGCGGAAGAATTCTCACACATTTCCTGTTCACAAGAATGATTGGCATtagttgtgtgtgtctgtaggaGTGGAGGTGAGTTTCTCTCAGCTGGACGATGTTCACTTGGCAGCTGTGATCTTAAAGATGTTCCTCAGAGAACTGCCAGAGCCGCTGCTCACCTATCAGCTCTACAACGACATTGTCAACTTCCACAGTGAGAACACAACGCACTTGCATAGCAAACACCAGCAGCTTCCAgaaagctcacacacacacgtctgtccGCCTACTATACTGACATTTGTTAATCAATTGTTAAAACCACAGTTTTTGCATGTGGACTGTTTACAATGAGCCTTGAAAGTGACACggccacacacacattcacacaacctTAATTTGCATTCCTTGTGTGTTGTGTTATCAGATGTTGACAAAGAGTCACAGGCAGAAAGGATTCAAAACATGCTGATGTCACTTCCTGAGGAGAACTATACATCACTGCGCTTCCTCATACAGTTTCTTGCTCAGGTAACACTCAACATAACCGGCAATGTGCAACAATAagaatttttactttaaaatgtattaactttttttttttaaattcatacatatttttagtatttacatatcattttatatatatatatatatatatatatatatatatatatgtgtgtgtgtgtgtgtgtgtgtgtgtgtgtgtgtgtgtgtgtgtgtgacatgatccttcagaaatcattctcatatgttgatttattatcagtgttgaaactttgtgctgcttaatattttatggaGCTTCtgatacttttttctttgattctttgataaataaaaagttaaaaagaacagcatttattcaatatagaaatatattagaatgacttctgtaggatcatgtgacactaaagactggagtattgatgctgaaaattcagctttgcatcacaggaataaaatatattttaaagtatattaaaatagaaaactgttattttaaattgcaataatattttccccaacttttgaacagcactgtatctatatttacatatatttctatatatttacatcaaattttttaatgtaacttGTTATTGTTTCTCACGAAAACTCACGATTCGATTCagagttttttttaacaaaattatattttagacaaattatgaattaaatgtgtccttttattttaataaattttattttacatttattttattctaaatgtattgccTTTTACAAAATGTTGTACATTTCTtcgtgaaattgaaatataactataataatattctaatacagtacttacatattattgctcttttgttggttttgattgcttctattttcctcatttataagttgctttggataaaagcactgCTAAGTGACAAAATTTAAatagtgtaaatgtaaataacaaaactaaatagaaattttaaaacaaaccccaaataaaaaaataacacaaataaaagaaatctcttcatataaaggGGTgatgctagcgcagtggataagacacatgtctttggtgtgagagaccggggttcgaatccactgtgagacaccaatgtgttcctgagcaagacacttaacccctagttgctccagaggtgtgcgacctctgacatatgtggcaaatgtaaatcgctttggataaaagcgtcagctaagtgagtaaatgtaaatgtaatgtataaacAAACAGGCTTTGTCTGTTTTGTGAAACTACACATTTATCTGCATGAAACAGCGGATGAGCTGAACGAGACGCAGATGAAGTCTCTGCCATCAGTTGGCGCTTAAAACATTTCCTTTGTTTCCGCTGTATACAAAGCAgagctgcacttatgaactttaatgtgcattatacagaggcaagatgaaagaaaaaaataccatctaaacttttctaaagacagtaagttcccctcagacatgcaTTTATATAAACTCCCACCCCTAAATGAATTGATTTTGTTTAGCATCTCATAAAAATTTTGAATCGTCACATACTTCAATTTTCAACCGGCTCATGATTAATTGTTACACCCCtattgtttaacatttatttgtatttattttgctttaaaaagaAAGCAATAATAGCTGATAATTATTCAGGAAACCCCAAGGCAGCAATAAATAGCCCTTCTAATTGTTGTAGCTGAGTATTTCTTTCCTACTTTCTCCTTCAAGCCCTTAAGTTTTATTTCTGATCTTCATTGTTATTGATGTACAGGTGTCTGCAGAGAGTGAAGTCAATAAGATGACCAATGCCAACCTGGCTGTGGTGTTTGGGCCCAACTTGTTGTGGGGGCAGGATGCTTCCATGACACTCAGCGCGATCGGACCAATCAACAACTTCACCCGCATCCTGCTCGACGTACATCAGGAGGTCTTCACCCAGTGAGGAGCGGGAGAACTCTTCACGAGAACTTCTCCGTTTATTGTCCCTCCCCGGTCCATAGCTTTGCTCCTCTGTTGCTGTGTCCCGtcctttctgtctctctcagtaTTGCCAAATGCATGAGTATTTTAACAGGTTGatgctatgaaaaaaaaaaacgatactaGAGGGCACAGAGCGGTCAAGCTGTCACATAGGTTTAGGCTGTGATCAAATTCTGACAATCGTTTCCTTTTCTCTCCTGCTGAAGTCATGTAGCTGTTGTCAGACGTAATGGTGCTGCATAGGCACAAGAGTTTTTATATGGTCTGTTAGCAGTGGTCTAAATCAATAAAGCAACAGTGTACAGGTAGCTGCATTAGTTTGTATGTTTTGGTAGCTCATCAGCTTGGTTTGGATATTGTTTGTTCCACATGACCAAattcatttcagtttatttttccaAGAAGTAAAATTAGAGTACATGCACATGTCCTCATTTTTGTAAGCCATAGTTGGCACAAGCTTATGGACAAGTATAAAGCACTACTACTCAAacttgaaacacttattttacacatgcttattacataaaatatatggtATTATGTATTGTCTCAAAGAACTTTCATTCAGTTTATATTatcatatcattatattattttttctagAATCTTTTCGTCTTTTTGTGGCATCTCAGTGATTCCAGAAACAGGGCAGATGCTTTATGGCCAGCACAAATTTCCTGATGCTGAAACAGAgaagaaaagttatttttctgATCAAAACCTCCGCTTcttctatctgtgtgtgtggagttgtgtgtaatttgtgtgtgtggtctgttcAGTAATTCTGTTGAATTATTCTACCCCGTACATATTTATTTTGGCCAAAGATTATATGGTTAAAATGTTTGTGTGATCAACTTTATTTGTTACCAGAAGATGTACTGCCTGTTGGGGATGGTGCCATTACACATGGGCACATTTGAAACAAAAGCCAGAAGACAGAAATAGCAAAGAACAATTTGATGTAATTTTGTCGTCTCAGTAAAACTGTGGTTTTATCTATGAAGAACCATATCATAGTGCAATTAAATATTACTGAAGTGCATTAAATCCAAGTACAGCAACATTTTAGTTGTACCCCAGGGCTCTGTACGTGTTCGCTTTCATTTTATGATTAATGGATTTGAAGCGTACGGAATTGAGTCTGTTTCATGGGTCTGAATTCCAAAAGAACCATAAAGCAGGTACTTGGGCACAAATTCTTTAGCACTAATAAGTTAAGTGTCATATGCCTTGATATCAAATTGTAACTGTTTACTGTGTCATGTTAACCTCCTGTTCATGTCAATCCATCCGAGCATTGACATGTGGACCAGTGGCTTAAATAGTTTTAGACAAGCTCCCTCACACCCAACTGTCTGTGTGCCTTAATGGAGTGAACTGGCGATGATATTAGCTGTTAAATTCCCATTCTCTGGACAGATCTGTGAACTTTGTGCCATTTTGTTGTACCTGTATCCAAACATCTACCTGTTTACCTGTACTGTGGTGTATTTCTGGGTTGCAGGTGAAACTTtgcatttcttcttttgtgaAGGTTCTTCCATTTTGGCTTTTAAAGTGTATTCTGTGCTTTTGCAATCTTTACTTTTGTATATCATGTTGTGATTTCATAAGTAATAAAATTGTTAgagacagtgtaaaaaaaaatgtccctctGTGGGTTTGTTTCATAAGCTTCAGAACATCCCCTGGTTGTGGGGAGGAAATTAAAACGTTACCACAGTTTTCTTATAAAAGCAAGaagatatatttaattatatattttacataattgtCTCCAAAATAACTGCCCTGTGAgtataaaaaaactaattatacaTACAAGTAATTATATCTTATTTTGGAACACAACAATTGCCAACGACATCTAGCAAGAGCAGAAATGGCATATTAAGAATACAAACGCCAACATGATTACATTAAAGGTCATACATGCTGTTTTTGTTCAACTTAAGCAATAATTTATGTGTTATTTGAAGTTGGAGAAACAGGTCGTGCttataaatgtgaatgtgtgtgtatttgacagaGCAGAGATGTGGGTAATGGTAATTCATGTGCATGTCTATAATGTGAGAGGGACTGTGTGATGATGTGAATGCACTGTTCCTGTAGAGAGGAGATTCTCTGGCTCCTCACACCCAGCTGAAGCTCAGTTTCAGGGGCTGTAGAGCTCACCAGAGGATACAGAGCCTCGCTGACCTGCAGGGAACACAGAAGTTCCAGGAGCATTCTAAAACCCCACATATAACTTACATGCACTGCTTCCACATCCTCAGTGCAGTGATATTTACCTGCTCCAGGCCAGTGAAGGCCACCCCGAGGTTCACTCCGTTCCGGAAGAACGTCAGTGTTCCAGCGCTCAAGTCCAGCAAAACCCCAAGCACTGTATTTCTTTCATAAAAAGGCTCTGTGTATTTTCGACTCCTCCCATTATGCCAGGTGAAGCCTTTGTATGATAGACCCCAACTCTCACTGTCGATGCCTTTGAAGAGAGAAACAGGACAATCAGAACAATAACAAAGTTTCAACGATTCAAAGAAAAACTTAGTGTGCTTTTGTGCGGTCTGCTTGTTCTGTTCTTTTCCTCCTTTGTTTATCTATGCAGCGTTGATGGGACAAAATTCCTGTTTGATAATTAGACATTCATTTTTAGGTTGCCAAGTACAATCAACCTGAGGGAGTTTATGTGTGTGCTGAGTGGAGCTGGGCTGGGCTGATTTGGTTGAAGAAGAATATGAGCATTCCTAACAGGAACATGACTCACCTATAAGGTTAACAAATTTTTGATCCCCTGTGTGCAGAAGTGCATTTTGGGTACCGACCCCCACCATCACAGAGCTTCCATATGGAGGCTCAAGGAACTCAATCTCCCAGTAATGCTCACCATGAGTGAAACCTTTACACAGAAATATGAGTTATCCTGTGGTAATCAATTATTATGAGAACATTCTATCACAACATGATAGTTATCCTCAGGACTACTGAACAATACTCTACTAGAGAATTATAAAAGCCTTACTAACATTACAATTGCTGGTTAAAAATTAACTTGAACCAGGCTTGATGCAAAGGAACCTAGCACTTAATGTACAACTACTTATCACTATACTCCTAAAACAGTATCAGCCTGATTAAATGTAACACTGTATTTGACAATAATAAAACTATCTGACTTATGGACAACAAAAGCAGCGCTGTTTTCTCGCTAGTCTCACCTTTGGTGCCTCTGACCCCAGCAGTCCCTTGACTGTCCAGCAGAGGACTGATATGAAAATAGACGGCTTGTCGGCACAGAGACAGATGAGCATCAGGAGATTTACTGTCCGGATCCCACTCCCAACTCTCCCAAGAGTGACCTCTAAAAGAGCGCAACATTTGCTCTCTACAACACACAGCATACCATACATATCAGTGTAACTTTAcagttaaacaacaacaacaaaacctttCAGTTACCCAATATCCCCATTACCAAAAGAAGAAACTAGTTTGCTATCATTTGAATATTTCCAAGTTAATATGCATAAGTTATTACAAAACTCTAACCTATTTCTTGATATTTCAAAGCGCGGAGATCATTCAGACGAGTGAGCACGACGTACACATCACATGTACTACAAAGAAAACATACGTGACTTACCAAGTGTACACTAAGTTATGTAATCCGATATGTAATGAAGAAGAACCCAAAACTTTCTTTTAGGCACTTGAAATCcgcttttaaaaagaaataaagacgGCACAGTCAGTTTTATATGTGGGTGTTCAGACAGCTGGAGGATAGAAAAACATTTCACAACTGCTGTCAAAACAACACTGGATTTATCTAAATATGGAAGTAGGCGTGTATTTCGGCGCTTATGAATTCTAAAAAAGCCAATGCTGACGCTGCTTGGTGGCCTTCCAGTAACGCaccctaattaatattcatgagccacgCCTTCGCCAATCCGCTGGGCGAACGTCGAGCGAACGAATATTCATTAGCTTGTGAACTCCAAGGGTTGCCTAAAGAAGACACAATGTTTAAGACCAGTTCAGCATATaggggaaacaaacaaacaaagaaaggcCCGTTTGAAATAAATCAGTTTATTACACAACATTTACATGCCATATTGACAAAGCGAAGAGAGAAAGAAgacacttaaaataataaaagaaggtCCAGCTCCTAACGACTTGCCAGCAtaagcttttttaaaaaaaagcgtTTAAAGACCTGATGAGTAGTAATGATAAACTGTccctaactaaaaaaaaaagaaaagttatggTAAAATGCACATACAGGAAGCAGGTAAGCACAGGCTCAGTGTTCACTTGTATTGTTGTTCATGTTTAAACCTATGAAACAAAAACTGGACATATTCTTAGATAATTCACGTTTTTTCCCTTGAATTAACATTGTGAGAGAATTCAGATGGTGCCAATGGTAGAATGAGAGAAATCTGCTTCAGTGACAAGTCAGTGAACTGCACATGATGTTGTGAtgagcaaaacaaaaataaaggctGGTACAGGTTTATACATTCATTACAGTGAGCTTTACTTACACACTTCtgctattttaataaatacaagggttggaaattaaatgttcctcTGTTCTGTAACAGATGCTGCTTCTCCTTATACAGTTCACTTATTTTTCTTGAATGACGATTCTCTTCATAGCTCATTGCACAAGGAAAAACTGACACAAAACATGGTTAATGTAGACATCCAGTGAGGGATGCTTCAGTGAATGAAGCAAGAGGAGTAAAGAAGTTGTGAAGGATGCAATCTCGGTTCTGTTTTATTGTAGCGTGTCCACAAACGCATCAAACTCGTCAATGTTCTTCTCATAAATGGCCAGTTTCTCTGGAAGAGAGTCCTGCAAAGTACATGTTCACATTATTACaactaataatgaacacaatgttactATGGCATAAATGTGAATAAGTCACCCTATGTATAATTTGTACACAGATTCTGTCTAAGtcaactatatataaaaaatacttgcatttatttcaatggttcttaattttattatccaCACATTAAAACGTTTTACTTAAGACTTTAACACCAACcctgatttggtgctaaaaacTGTCAAATCTGTAATGTAATTATACCTACAGTATATGAATACTCTCTGTGTTTCTTCTCTTTGTATGCCTTTCTAACTTTAAAGGTCAACCTGTCCCATATAGACTGCAAAAATGTTCAGTATGTGCTTTGACAAGAATTTGTTGTTATGTTTCTCACCAGATCCTCAGCCATAGACTGAGCGCTGACATCGATGGACAGGCTTGCAAGTTGAGGAGGGTTTTGAAACTCTCTATAGAAAGTTCCCAGATCCATTGGCAGAAGGTCATCCTTAGAGAATGCTGGTTTCTGTTTGGCACACAATCACAGAACtgatctttaaacaaaatatggaCCATATTTCGCTTTTACCATACACTTATTAATCAAATTCAACTGCTTGTAATTTTCAAACAATTCTGAAGATTTAAGTTAGATTTTCATGTTTGTTTGATTAAGAGctagtttttttcttgtttttacttCTCTAGAAACATTTGTATTGATTTTAGCCCAACATTAGAGCTCTGATCAACACCAGAACAGTGCTGCTCTGTCATTCAGAAAAATAACATGATCAAGCAGGTCTCTTTGGATCTCTCTTATGCAACATCACCTCACTATCTTCAAATTGGCATTGTATAATGcagcatttatgaaataaaaataaaaggaaagtaAGGTCTTCTTCAGATTCATTAGGCATCAGGCATATGTAGCTTTCTCTCAGGTCAGAGTCTAAGTTTCTTTTTTCTGATGAATATTTGACTTTTCTGGATCACTAGATCAAAGGTTAactaaaaaaaatcctgagccagAACTTTTTTCCGGGGGCCGGGCAGCACATGTaaagcatgcaatgactgtgAAAACTTTAACatgatactatggcaa
The genomic region above belongs to Carassius carassius chromosome 3, fCarCar2.1, whole genome shotgun sequence and contains:
- the arhgap1 gene encoding rho GTPase-activating protein 1 — translated: MSSDLLVDLHDDLGGDDSPSAALDQLKLVQDKQWLPDDPVSLSKSASDIKSLGGTSHLSWDDPFYDIARHQIVEVAGDDNFGRKVIVFNACRMPPHHQLDHHKLLMYMKQTLDKYVESDYTLIYFHHGLTAENKPSLSWLRDAYREFDRKYKKNIKALYIVHPTMLIRTILILFKPIISFKFGRKINYINYLSELEEIVKCDQLVIPHRVREYDDKIRLSLKPSVVSGPISPAHSPPLPFQQFGVSLSELRHRAAEPEEIPLVMLDTIAFLQENGLKTEGIFRRSANVSLVKEVKQKYNSGVEVSFSQLDDVHLAAVILKMFLRELPEPLLTYQLYNDIVNFHNVDKESQAERIQNMLMSLPEENYTSLRFLIQFLAQVSAESEVNKMTNANLAVVFGPNLLWGQDASMTLSAIGPINNFTRILLDVHQEVFTQ
- the si:dkey-23n7.10 gene encoding SPRY domain-containing SOCS box protein 3 isoform X2; this encodes MLRSFRGHSWESWEWDPDSKSPDAHLSLCRQAVYFHISPLLDSQGTAGVRGTKGIDSESWGLSYKGFTWHNGRSRKYTEPFYERNTVLGVLLDLSAGTLTFFRNGVNLGVAFTGLEQVSEALYPLVSSTAPETELQLGVRSQRISSLQEQCIHIITQSLSHYRHAHELPLPTSLLCQIHTHSHL
- the si:dkey-23n7.10 gene encoding SPRY domain-containing SOCS box protein 3 isoform X1; protein product: MLRSFRGHSWESWEWDPDSKSPDAHLSLCRQAVYFHISPLLDSQGTAGVRGTKGFTHGEHYWEIEFLEPPYGSSVMVGVGTQNALLHTGDQKFVNLIGIDSESWGLSYKGFTWHNGRSRKYTEPFYERNTVLGVLLDLSAGTLTFFRNGVNLGVAFTGLEQVSEALYPLVSSTAPETELQLGVRSQRISSLQEQCIHIITQSLSHYRHAHELPLPTSLLCQIHTHSHL